A region from the Triticum urartu cultivar G1812 chromosome 1, Tu2.1, whole genome shotgun sequence genome encodes:
- the LOC125540670 gene encoding uncharacterized protein LOC125540670, giving the protein MAGRKEMALNLAKFIDKGIQVKLTGSRQVTGTLKGYDLLLNLVLDEAVESEREGELEEIEKGLEPLWERLVHPLKRIVDRLNVVHHIKAVKDSPDLCAAIEDVQVVSSSVTLPVIWTNEVVDWLAHHQMMMLSLYSFLLHELILMNAACFAQADKDTS; this is encoded by the exons ATG GCGGGGCGCAAGGAGATGGCGCTCAACCTGGCCAAGTTCATCGACAAGGGCATCCAGGTCAAGCTCACCGGCAGCCGCCAAG TTACAGGAACTTTAAAGGGATATGACCTACTGCTGAACTTAGTGCTGGATGAAGCAGTCGAGTCTGAAAGA gagggcgagctggaggagattgagaagggcttggagcCTTTGTGGGAGCGCTTGGTCCACCCGCTCAAGCGCATCGTTGACAGGCTGAACGTTGTTCACCACATCAAGGCTGTCAAGGACTCGCCCGACCTCTGTGCCGCCATCGAGGATGTCCAGGTAGTCTCTTCTTCTGTCACGCTGCCTGTGATCTGGACGAACGAAGTCGTTGATTGGTTAGCGCATCATCAGATGATGATGCTATCTCTGTATTCCTTCTTGCTCCATGAATTAATCCTGATGAATGCTGCTTGTTTTGCACAAGCTGACAAGGACACTAGCTAG